The Candidatus Eremiobacteraceae bacterium genome segment TCCGAGGCCTCCGCCGCTCCATGTTTGCCCGGTGTTATCGGCGAGCGTGATGGTCCATTGGCCGTAGCTGTTGTAAAGAGCGTTGGCGTTACCGTCCGCGACGATGACGATTCGGCCGATCGAGGTCGAAACGCCGCCTTGACCCTGAGTCGGGCTTGCCAATTGCACGGCCGTGCCGGTGTTGCAGAGCGGCAGCGAGCTGCCGCCGCAGCGCAGCAACGAGAACATGCTTGCGATCACGAGAGAGCCGAAGAAGAGGGTTGGTCGGATGCTCATCATTGCCGTTGATCCCCGATTCTGAGTTCTAGCCGCCCTTGCCCTGGTCGCCGTGGCCTTGGCTTCCGTTTCCTTGACTACCGTGGCTCTGGTTGCTATCGCCCTCGTTGCCCTTATTCTGTTTCCAATACTGTTTGCAATGCCCCGGGGGCCAGCACGCGGGCTGGTAGCCATGCGGGAAATACGCAGACAAGTGGGTCGTCGCACAGCGAGGACCGGCGCCGTTGAAGGCGCACGGCTGCGATCCATTGTTGCTCAAGTAGGTGACGACGCCGCCGCTGTTGGGATACACGATGCGGCCGTCACCGTAGATGACGCCGCCATCTGCTGTATACCCGACCACGGTGTTGGCCTGCTGTGCCGCCGTATTTGCTGCGGCCAGTTTGTGCTCGTAGTTGTTGTAGAGGATGAAGCCCGCGGCCACGGCGACCGCGCCGAGGATGATGTTGCGCGTGGTCGCCGCGGTGTCCGCTCGCGTCGGCGCAATCATTCCGGCGAACATCGACAGAACCAAGGCCAGCAGGATGAACGCCTTGGACGATTTGCCAAACGACGATGTTATGAGGGTCTCCTTAGGCCCGGGCGGTGCTACGAGTCATCGCTCGCACGATGAACAGGAGGATGATGCTTCCGATGAAGGCCACGACGAGACTCGGGATGTTGATCCCCGTCGCGCCGACGTGGCCGAAGTAGTTCCAGATCCAGCCGCCGAGAATCGCACCGATGACCCCGATGATGAGATCACCCAGCACGCCGCCCGGCCCCGTGCCCGGCACGACGAACTTCGCCAGCCACCCGGCGATGATGCCAACGACTATCCAAGCGATAATACCCATGATAAACTCCTTAGTCGATAAGAACGGCCTAGTTCGTGTGCTGCACCTGGCCGGCGGCATTCAGCACATAAATCGTGTCGGCGTGCGTTTGGCCGACGAGATTCCGATCGTAGTAGATCTTGACCAACATGTTACGTTTGATCTGCGCCATCTGGTACGTCGTCTTGCCATCCGCGGAGAAGACGTTCTTGAACTCCGGCAGGATGAGGAAGCTCTGGGTCTGTGTGCCCTCGGAGTTGATGACCTTGATGTTGTTCGTCGACACGTGGACGACGTAGCCGGACCAGATCTTGTTGACCGCGGCTGCCGGCAACGGCTGTATGGCTGCGCAGGCGACGACAAGCGCCACGAATGCGAGCATGGAACGTCGGTACATCAAATGGTTTCCTTTCGGTCTATGGTGCGCGAAGCGGCGCCGGCTGGGTGTCGATGCTCACCAGACGCCATCCATCCGGCGTTTTCGTGGCGCGCTCGCGGACCATGGAACTGGTCGTCACCGCGTCTGACAGCAAGCTCTCCGACCTGAACTGGGTCGGCATCGTCACATCGGCTTCGGTCGGGCTGAGGAGGTCGATCGTCAGGTTGCCGTAGTCCGGAAGGACCGTCATCGTGCTTCCGTAGAGGTCTGGCAGCAGAGCGCTCACGGCCATATGGCCGCGCTCGGTTGCGACACCGCTTGACCAGGACAGATCGGGCGAATCCAGCATCAGGGCCGAAAGGACCCCGGTGTTTTGGGAGTTCTCGGCGTCATTGAAACGCACGACGAGGGCGCGCACGTCCTGCCACGCCTTGGGCGGGTCGGCATCCGCGCGCGCGACGCTTGCGGCCGCTGCCGCGAGCGACAAGGTGATAAACGCGGCACATACGATCGCACGCATGCCGCGGCCGGTGTCCGGATTAAGGGTCGTCTTCATTTCACATCTCTCATGCGGCTGGCGCGTGCGCAGCTCTCACTGCAATCGTCAGTTCCGCGCGGGGCTTAGAGCGGGCAAAGGCGTGTCCAAGACCTGCAAGCGTAGATTTTGCCACGAGCGCGCGTTCGAGCGCTTGCTCGCTGATGCACCGCTGGCAGACTTGCCACGAACTGACGCGAATGATGCGATGAGAGCGTCCCTCGCACAGATCGCAGATCATGATATGTTTGCTCACTTCGTCACGAGCCGCACAAGGGGTGATTCCCATGCCGGGCTCGTATTTCAATGATAGGCTTCGCCAAAGCGGATATCGGTACGGAAACGCACCAACCGCGTGACTATTGCGAGCCCACAGCAGCATTGGGACGGCAAATGCTTAAGAATGATGTTTTTAACGGCAACGCGATCCTATCGAGTCTAAGAGGCAAAGAGAAGACGCTCGCGCTCGAGGAAGGCGAGGTGGTCGATGTGAAGGTGCATCAGACCATCTATCAGCCCGAAGAGCGCATCACCGAAGCGTACTTTCCGCTTGGCGCGATTCTTTCAGTCGTCGCACAGATGAAGGACGGCGGGATGATCGAGATCGGCACGATCGGTCGCGAGGGCACGAGCGCGGTCCCGCTGCTCATGGGCGCCGAGACAAGCGCGAATGAGAGCTTTTGTCAGGTGCCCGGCAAAGCTTGGAAGATGCCTGCGCAGACGTTTCGCAGCCTTCTCGCCACGAGCCAATCGTTCCGCGAGTTTCTCAACCGGTATTTACAAGCATACGTCAATATGCTGGGCCAACTGGCCGCCTGCAATCGATTGCACAGCGTCTACGAACGGTGTGCGCGCTGGCTGTTGATGACCGGCGATCGTGTCGGCAGCAACGAATTCCCGCTGACTCACGAATTCCTGGCCATCATGCTGGGCTCTCGCCGTGCAGGCGTGACTGTCGCGGCTGCCATCCTGCAAAAGGCGGGATTCATCCACTATTCGCATGGGACGATAACGATCGTCGACAGGACCGGCCTGGAAGCCACCACCTGCGAGTGCTATAGGATAACGACGAATCAGTTCGGCGATCTCTTGAGCCTTCGACCCGCCGCCATCGACACGTCTCGTCGCCGCGCACGCTCTAGGTGAGGGAGCGTTTCCGTACATCGGCACCGCTTCATCCCGTGATATAATGAATGGCGAAAGTGTGATGTGATATGAAGACCAAGAACCTCTCCAGCGGATTTCTTATTTTCTTCTTGTGCGCAGCAATTTTGGCTTTGTCAAGTCAGCCCGCTCGAACCGATACAGTCCGAATCGTTGTCAACGGCTCACAGGTGCAGTTCGACCAACCGCCCATTGAAAGAAGCGGACGCGTTTTCGTCCCACTGCGCGGGGTATTCGAACGGCTTGGAGCAAGCGTCGTCTACGACAACGGCACGATCAACGCCACCGGCAACGGTCGCACGATCCAACTGCATATCGGGAGCACGCAAGCCGTCGTCAATGGCCAAACGCAAACCCTCGACGTCGCGCCGTTTCTGGTCGGTGCGCGCACCCTCGTCCCCCTGCGTTTCATCTCTGAGGCGCTCGGCGCGAACGTTCAGTACGACAACAGCAGCCAAGTCGTGAGCATCAATAGCGGTCAAGCGCCGCCGCCAGCTCAGGCTCCGGCATCGCTCACCCTGACGAACCTGAAACCGCGCAACGGCGGGAACGTTCAGGTGGCGCGCCCTGCGGTCTCCGGCGGTTTCAGCCAACCGGTCGACCCGAATACCGTCAAGCTCACGCTCGACGGTCGCGACGTCTCGAGCACGACCTACGTATCGCAAAATGATTTTCTGTTCACGCCTACCTACGATTTGTCGCAAGCCAGACACACGGTCGAGGTGAAGGGGAACTCCGCTGCGGGGGCCGCATTTGATCGGACATGGTCGTTCACATCGAGCGCGACCTCAAACACCAATGGCGCTGCGGCCAACTACCTTAGCAATCTGAGCCCGACCGACGGCTCCACCGTCGGCAGCACGTTCACCGTTTCCGGAACGACGCTTCCAAACTCGACGGTCAAGATCGCAGCCACCGGTTCCGCGTTGCTCGGCGGCGTTCTCCGGATCGGCCTCGGCACGTATACCAACACCGTTCAAGCCGACGGAAACGGTTATTTCTCACAGTCAGTCAATGTGCAGGTGCCGAGCGGCGGCAACATCGCCGTGCGCATCACGTCGATCGCGCCCAACACGAATGCAGGCGCGGCCTCGACCTTGAATCTACGCAGTTGAGCGGACCCGGAGTCGTTCTCTAGCGTTTGAGCTGGACGTTTGAAAAGTCGACGGTGCGCACGAGCGTCTGGCCGGCGTAGCCGAGCACGGCCACGGGGAAATGCGTGGTCCTCGAGATCTCGACGACTTCACGCGTCAGTCCGGTGTCGTTGGCCGATTGCGACGGGATCAGCGTGACCGTGTCCGTCGCGATGCCGCTGATCGTCGGTCCAGGCTTCTGAGTGATCGGCCCTGCCGTCCGCAGCCCGTGGGCGAGGATGGCGCTGAAGCTCAACTGATCGATCGACGCACCGCGGATCGTCGTCACCTGAGGATCGTGAAGCGGGAATGTCCGTTTGAACATCGCCGTGAGACCGGTACCCATATGGGCTACCACTGTGCTTCCGCCGCTCCACACGAGCGTGCCGCCGGCATTAGGGCCCCGGATAACGGTCATCGTCGCACTCGAAGGCTTCGTAAAGGTGTAGGTAAAGAACATGTTTTGGATCACGGTCCCCTTCCGCTCGTAGACCGTGTCTGTCGCGCTATATCCTTTGACGCTAGCCCATGCGTTGGTGAACGCGATCCACGCCGGCGGCAAAGTCCGCCCGAGGCCCGCGGACGGCGCAAGCAGCAGCGCCAGCGACCAGAGCGCGATACTTAAGCGGCCGCGACCACCGCAGAACTGACGTCGCGGCGCCATGTCACACTGTTTTTCGGCCCGAGACCAGATTGATGATCAGAACGATAACCGCGATCACCAGCAAGAGGTGGATCAAGCCTCCGCCGAAATGCAGAAGAAAACCCAACAGCCACAAGACGAAGAGAACAACGATGATCGTCCAGAGTAAGTTGCCCATCGCAAACCTCTTTCTACCGTCTCACGTGTTGTTGGAAGCAAATTCGGAATCCTACGCTCCGCGGACCAGGCCCACGTGCGGCGCGTAGCACGCCGGATCCACTAAGGCGTGAACGAACAGCGCCTCTGCGGTGTCTTCCTGTCGGCTTGGGGGATTGTGAGGCTTGCTTTGCACTCGATCCCGAAAGGGGCCGCCGCGCTCGGCTGCGCGCTCATCACGTGTTTCGGTCTGCCCGGCAGCGTGCACGCCGCTGTGTCGCACTCGGCACCGACGCGCTATCTCGTGTTTCAGCTTTTCACGTACGGCGGCCCAAGCCAGGCTCCCCTGCCGCCCGCTCCGGTGATCTCGGAAACCGTCCACGACATCATCAGCGCGATCGGCACAACTGGCGGCGATGTCGACAAGCTCGGTTTCGCGGTCGGACCGCTCACTTTGGACCAATCGGACGGCGCGATACGCCAGCTCATCGAGACGTCGTTCAGTGTAGCAAGAGCCGACAACGTAGCGGTCGCTTTCCACATCGATGATTCGATGTTCTGGCCGAGAGGCTCAGCGCTCGACCGATCCGCCAATCTTGAGTGGCTTGATTGGAACGGCACGCCGAACACGGGAAGGCGGCTGGACTGGGGACCCGCGCCGACAAAGATCGCCCCGCAGCTATGTCTCAATAGCCCCGCGGTCGAAGCCGCGGCTAGAGCGCGAGCGCAGTTCATCGGTGCGCAGATCAAGACCCAGCTCGACAGTCTACGCCGGGACCACAGAGAGCGACTTTTTGCCGGCGTCATCGCGGGCTGGGAAACGCAGATCGGGCAAGACTTCGATACTGGGAGGTATCTCGGGTACTGCGCGTTGACCAACGGGGGGTTCAGTTCCGGCCATCAGCCTGCCGATCCAGATGCCGAGATCAGCAAGGTCGTTCAGGGCTACATCGAGCTTTGGGCCCAGCAGCTGGCTCGCGCCGGCATACCGGCCGACAAGATCTATTCGCAGATCGCCGTGACGGCCGAGACTCCTGCGCCTGGCGAGAGCGGAAGCATCTCGTATGACAAGATGACGCACTTCGCGCCGCCTTCCGTCGCGTTTGGCGAGCATTATCTCCCCGGCTTTAGCACGTATCCTGAGCCCGGCACGTTTGAACTGATTTACAGCGAGGTCGCCGCGCATGGGAATCCAGCCTGGATCTCGGCGGAAGGCACAAACGTCGTACCGACCGGTATGCCGGGCGAGCCGACGATGGAGACGTACTTGGGGAAGATGTACAACCACGGCGCCGTCCTGGTCAATATCTTCTCATGGGGAATCGGCGGCAAGGCCAATGCGAACAATTTCTTCCGCGTGGCGACCGAAAACGCAGAAGCGATCTCGGCCTACCGCAAATTCCTCGGCGGTGAGCAACTCGTGGAATTGCCGCCATCGAAGAACAGCTTCTCGCCGCTGGCTCTCCAACAAAAAATCCGTGAGATCCAGCAAGAGCTACCCAGCTGGGTCCAGGCGAACGGCCCCACGAAAGTTGCGCCCCTCATGCAGCAGCTTGACGGGCTGTTAAAGGCTCAGCAGTTCCTCGCAGCCGATCACGTCGCCGACAAGATCCTTCAAATACTCCAAACTCAGTAACTGCCTAACGACGGGACCGAGCGCACTGCATCGCGCCATCGGGCTTCGCCCAGCGGCAGCGTCGGCGCTTGTCCTTCATGCCTGCGCTTTCGCCCGGGTTGACTCCAAGGACTCCTTGGTCTATAATCGCCTCTACTTCAATGTCGACCGATACGGCCGCGCAAGTCTCACCGGTCGAGACGCGCGAAGAGCTGCTCTACCTGCTCACCAGGGCGTCCGAACTCGAGCACGACCTCGCCTGCGTGTATCTCTACGCCGGCTACTCATTGAAGAACCACATCGACGAAGGCGGCCTCAGGCCGGACGAGCTCGAGATCGTGCGCACGTGGAAGCGGAAACTCGCCGGCGTCGCCGTCGAGGAGATGCTCCACCTCGCACAGGTCTCGAACATCATGACTGCGGTCGGTGGCGCGCCGCACTTCGCGCGCTCGAACTTCCCGATGCCGGCCACGACCTATCCGTTCGGCATCGCGCTGACGCTTGAGCCGTTCTCCAAAGCCTTGATCGAGAGGCTCGTGTGCTACGAGCTGCCGGAGAAGGGCGTGCTACCGGATGATCGCGCCGCCTTCTACGATCAGATCCGCGCCCGCGTGGCGATCGATCACGACCGGGTCGAAGCCATCCGGGTGCAGAACGCGCTCGAGCCCTTCGACATCGACTTCCGGACGGTCGGCGAGTTCTATCATAAGATAGAGAGCGCGTTCCGCTGCATTCCGGAGGATCGGCTGTTCATCGGACCTCCGGAAGCCCAAGCCAATCCCAAGTATCTCGACCTGCCCGGTGAGCTGGTCGAGGTGACGGATGCCGCCTCGGCCGTCCGCGCGATCGATATGATCATCGAGCAGGGAGAGTCGCCCACCAGCGAACATCCGGACGCGCACTTCGTGGTCTTCGACTCGATCCGCAAGGAGTACGAGGAGCTGTGCGCGCGTGCGCAAGCCGACGGCAGGGTCTTCGATCCGGTTCGCCCGCTGATCAGCAATCCGGCGACCCGCGGCTACGCCGACGCTCCAGGCTCGAACCGCATCACCGATGCGAACGCTCAAGAGCTCGCAGAGCTGTTCAACGGGACGTATGACCTGATGCTCATGATGCTCTTGCGGTTCTTCGCGCACGAAGGCGAGACGGAAGAGCAATTCCGGCTGCTCGCGCGCGGCACGCTGCGCATCATGGCGTCGGTGCTGCGACCGCTTGGCGAGGCGCTCGCGAAGACGCCTGCGGGTCCTCAGTATCCCGGCAAGACGGCGGGTCCGGGATTCGGGTTCAACCGCAGCGTCCATCTGCTCGCGCATCGCCAATCGGCATGGGTCTACTTCCTCGAACGCCTCTACGATCTCGCATCGCGCTTGACGCAGCTGTCGGACGACGCGGCGATGCCTCCCGAGGTCCAAGAAGCGGCGGCCGCGCTCGAATCGGTGGCCGAGCATCTGACGCCCTTCATCCCGGAGAAGTTCGCCCAGACGATCCGCGACAATGCCGCCGAGCGCAACGCCCGCACCACCATTCGCCCCGAGCTGAACGGTCCACTGATCGTCCGCAACCTGCGCAAGCTCACTAATTCTACAGGGGAAACTTTGGCGACCCGGCCGATCGTGGCGCTGTGCCGCTGCGGCGGCTCGAATCTCAAGCCGTATTGCGACGGCACGCATGCGCGTAACAGTTTCGCGAGCGCGAAATCAGCTGACCGGGCGCAGGACCGCCTGGACAGCTACGAGGGCAACGGCATCACGGTGCGCGACAACCGCGGCACGTGTTGCCACTTCGGGAATTGCACTGACCGTTTGCCCGAGGTGTTTCACCACTCAGGCGATCCGTTCGTGACCGCCGGAGGAGCGGACGCCGACACGATCGAGCGCATCGTGCGGCAGTGTCCGTCAGGCGCCTTGGGCTTCGTCCGCGATGGGAGGCTCTACCAGGGCGAAGAGCGCGAGCCTGAGATCTACGTCGCGAACAACGCCAGCTATTACGTCCGCGGCGGCATCGAGCTCGACGGCGAGCTGCTGAACGAAGGCGCCAATCGCGAGCACTACGCGCTGTGCCGGTGCGGCCATTCGAAGAACAAGCCGTTCTGCGACGGGACGCATTGGTGGATCAAGTTCAACGACCCCGACAACTAGAAGGATAGGGGTGGTGGAGATGAGGGGACTCGAACCCCTGACCCCTTACATGCGAAGCAAGTGCTCTACCAGCTGAGCTACATCCCCACGGGGTCCGAAGCGGTAGTATAGCATACGCTGGAAGGGCCGGGCAATCCCGGTGCTGGTCCCATGTCTTCACGATTTCTTCTCACGATTGCTCCTTGGTGCGATGTACGGTTGTCATGGCTGCCTCGTCAGCCGACAAAGGTGTCATAATGAAACCCCGCATCTTGATCCTCGGAGCCGGCTTCGCCGGACACACGGCCGCCTTGCATCTCTCAACGCTGGTGCGCAACACCGCGGATGTCACCGTCGTCTCGCCGCGCAACCGGTTCACATGGTTTCCCAGTCTGATCTGGGTCGCCACCGGCACCATGTCGCCGGACGAGGTCCACTTCGAGCTCGCGCCGGTGTATGAGAAGATCGGCAGCGCTTATGTCGATGGTCGCGCGACCACGATCAAGCCGGACGACCGGCAAGTCCTTGTCACGACTGCGTCCGGAGAAGAGCGCACGCTGGGCTACGATTTCCTGCTCAACGCCACCGGACCGTATCTGAACTTCGAAGGCACGCCCGGCCTCGGCCCGGCGACCGGCAATACGACGAGCGTGTGCTCGGTCGAGCACGCGATCGAGGCGCGCGACAAGTACCTCGCGATCGTGCGCGATCTCAAAGCCGGCAAGCGCCGGCGCATCGTGGTCGGCGTCGGCCATCCTGCGGCGACCTGCGAGGGCGCGGCGTTCGAGTACCTCATGAACGTCGACGCGGACCTGCGCGCGCGCGGACTGCGCGACAATGCCGAACTCGTCTGGATCACCAACGAGCCGGAACCTGGGGACTTCGGCGTCGACGGCATCGAAGCGGTCAAGCGCGGAATCCTGGTGACCGGCGCCAGCCTCGTGCGCATGCTGCTCGATGAATCGCGCATCACCGCAAAGGTGGCGGCGGGCGTCACCAAGGTCGACCCCGGCGTGTTGCACTACGAGCAGATCGGCGAAGATCCGGGCACGATCGAGTACGATCTGGCGATGTTGATTCCGCAGTTCCGAGGCATCCCGGTCAAGTACGTCGCGGGAGACGGCAGCGATATCAGCGAGAAGATGACCCTGCCCAACGGCTTCATGCGCGTGGACGCCGACTACACGCCTCGCCAATATGCCGACTATCGCGCCGAGGACTGGCCGGCGACATACGTGTCACCGCACTACGACAACGTGTACGCCGCCGGCATCGCGTTCGCACCGCCCCACCCGATGTCGAAAGGAAAGAAAGCGTCCAGCGGGCTGGCCATCACCGCTACGCCGCCACGCACCGGGATGGTGTCCGGCATCATGGGGCGCACGGTGGCAGAGAACATCGCCGACCAGGTCGCCGGCAAGCCGGCCACCCATCACGCCCGCATGTCGGAGATACCGGGCGCATGCATCGCATCGATGGGCAGTTCGATCTGGAACGGTTCTGCGGCATCGATCATAATGACGCCGGTCGCGCGGGACTATCAGCGCTATCCCGACCGCGGCCGCGACCTATCGTTGTGCGACCTCGACGTCGGCCTCGCCGGCGCGTGGACCAAACGGGCCCTGCACTCCGCGTTCTTGTGGAAGCTGCAGGCCAAGCCGGGCTGGCAGCTCATTCCCGAATAGGAGGTCCGGAGATGGGACGTTTCTGGCGGCAGTTCTGGCCCTTCCAGGCGTGGCGATTTCTGGTCATCAACACGAAGATGTTCCTCATCGCCAAAGGCATAGTCGGTCCTCACCACACCTGAAGGCGGGGCGCTAGGGGCTTGGACTGGGCTGGACTATCGCGATGTGGGTCACGCCCTCGATCAATCGTCCGCTCTTCGCGTCGCCTTGCACCACGAGCGTCGCGGCACCCGCTTTTACGGGCTTTCCGTTGACCAGATATGCGAGCAACACGGTCTTGCCTTCGAAGTCCTTTTCGAATTCGGGGAATGCGACGATCGCGAACTGCCCGGACACTCCTGAGATAAGCGCATAGGCGCTCGGCGAGGAGCCGGGGCCACCGGTCACGTTCGGCTGCGCGAGATCGATGACGGCGGCGAGCGGCGCGCCGGTCACGGTCAAGACGCCGTGGCCTGACATGCGCAGCGTGAGCGACGTGGACCGCATATGCTGGAGCTGATCGAGCGTGATATATGCCGGTTTCGCGACCGCGCCATCGATGAGGATGAACGTGCCCGGCGGCGGCAGCGCGGGAGTCTGCGCCGTCGTCGGATGAGAGGCCGGCGACCCCATGACCGGAGCCGGCGTGGGAGGCACGGCCGCCGACGGCGTGACTGGGTGCGCCGTCGCGACACCGGGCGACGGCAGCGCCGGCAGCGTCGTCACCGAAACGACCGGCGTCGGAGCGGGCGGGTTTGCCGCGCGCGACGACGTGCCGCCGGCGGCAAGCGCCAGCACCGCGGCGCACAGCGCTGCGAAAAAGAACGGCGCGAACTTGTTCATGCTTCATCCCCCGAAGATGCTGAAGTAATGGCGTATTCGAAGCCGGTCGCCTGGAGCCATCTTGTCACGACGAAACGCGCGCGCTCGGCGCAATCGGTGTGGTTGGCCTCGATCAACTCGTAGGTCTTTGGGTCGCGCGCTTCGTCGTAGAGCTGCCTGACTGCTGACGGCGCGACGAGCGCGTCCTTTGAACCGGCAACGAACAGGATCGGACGCGGCGAGAGCTCGCCGATCTGTGCAGTGAACGCGTCCATCGCCGCGCTGATCTCCACGGGCCCGACGCCATCGACGTACGCGCGCCGGTTGAGCAGTCCGCTCACCAATCCGTCGCCCTCGAGCTTGCGTTCGCGGTGCCGGGCGGTGCTGATCGCGATGACTCCCTCGACCGCACGGTCCTGGAGCGCGGCGCCGATCGCGGTCGCCGCTCCCATGCTGTGGCCGCCGATGACGATGCGGCGAACGAGCGGGTGCGCGCGCGCGAACGCGATCGCGTCGAGCGCGTTGGCGACCAAGTCGTCTGCGTGCGCAAGCGGCCGCGAGCTCGCGCCGAGCTTATGGCCGAGGAAGTCGAATGCGAGCGCGATGTAGCCCTGCGCCGCGAGGTGATACGCGAGCAGATCGACGTTGTGCTTGCCCGCCGAGTAGCCGTGGCAGAGCACGACGCACGTCGCCGGCCGGCCGCTGTGATAGAACAGACCGCGCACGGTGCCGCCGGCGCTGGGGAACTCCACAGGATCGATCGCGATGTGCGAGAGATCGCGGATGCGTATCGTCACAGCAGCGTCTTCAGTTCGATCGAGCCGCTGTGCTGCTTGCCGCCTCGCTCGTAGGTCAGCACAACCGTCGTCCCCGCCGGACCCGCGAGCAACGCGCGCACGACATCGAGATCAGCAGCAGCCTGGCCGTTCACCGCCACGATCCGATCGCCGGGC includes the following:
- a CDS encoding GlsB/YeaQ/YmgE family stress response membrane protein — its product is MGIIAWIVVGIIAGWLAKFVVPGTGPGGVLGDLIIGVIGAILGGWIWNYFGHVGATGINIPSLVVAFIGSIILLFIVRAMTRSTARA
- a CDS encoding Crp/Fnr family transcriptional regulator encodes the protein MIGFAKADIGTETHQPRDYCEPTAALGRQMLKNDVFNGNAILSSLRGKEKTLALEEGEVVDVKVHQTIYQPEERITEAYFPLGAILSVVAQMKDGGMIEIGTIGREGTSAVPLLMGAETSANESFCQVPGKAWKMPAQTFRSLLATSQSFREFLNRYLQAYVNMLGQLAACNRLHSVYERCARWLLMTGDRVGSNEFPLTHEFLAIMLGSRRAGVTVAAAILQKAGFIHYSHGTITIVDRTGLEATTCECYRITTNQFGDLLSLRPAAIDTSRRRARSR
- a CDS encoding copper amine oxidase N-terminal domain-containing protein; translated protein: MKTKNLSSGFLIFFLCAAILALSSQPARTDTVRIVVNGSQVQFDQPPIERSGRVFVPLRGVFERLGASVVYDNGTINATGNGRTIQLHIGSTQAVVNGQTQTLDVAPFLVGARTLVPLRFISEALGANVQYDNSSQVVSINSGQAPPPAQAPASLTLTNLKPRNGGNVQVARPAVSGGFSQPVDPNTVKLTLDGRDVSSTTYVSQNDFLFTPTYDLSQARHTVEVKGNSAAGAAFDRTWSFTSSATSNTNGAAANYLSNLSPTDGSTVGSTFTVSGTTLPNSTVKIAATGSALLGGVLRIGLGTYTNTVQADGNGYFSQSVNVQVPSGGNIAVRITSIAPNTNAGAASTLNLRS
- a CDS encoding lmo0937 family membrane protein; translated protein: MGNLLWTIIVVLFVLWLLGFLLHFGGGLIHLLLVIAVIVLIINLVSGRKTV
- a CDS encoding ferritin-like domain-containing protein translates to MSTDTAAQVSPVETREELLYLLTRASELEHDLACVYLYAGYSLKNHIDEGGLRPDELEIVRTWKRKLAGVAVEEMLHLAQVSNIMTAVGGAPHFARSNFPMPATTYPFGIALTLEPFSKALIERLVCYELPEKGVLPDDRAAFYDQIRARVAIDHDRVEAIRVQNALEPFDIDFRTVGEFYHKIESAFRCIPEDRLFIGPPEAQANPKYLDLPGELVEVTDAASAVRAIDMIIEQGESPTSEHPDAHFVVFDSIRKEYEELCARAQADGRVFDPVRPLISNPATRGYADAPGSNRITDANAQELAELFNGTYDLMLMMLLRFFAHEGETEEQFRLLARGTLRIMASVLRPLGEALAKTPAGPQYPGKTAGPGFGFNRSVHLLAHRQSAWVYFLERLYDLASRLTQLSDDAAMPPEVQEAAAALESVAEHLTPFIPEKFAQTIRDNAAERNARTTIRPELNGPLIVRNLRKLTNSTGETLATRPIVALCRCGGSNLKPYCDGTHARNSFASAKSADRAQDRLDSYEGNGITVRDNRGTCCHFGNCTDRLPEVFHHSGDPFVTAGGADADTIERIVRQCPSGALGFVRDGRLYQGEEREPEIYVANNASYYVRGGIELDGELLNEGANREHYALCRCGHSKNKPFCDGTHWWIKFNDPDN
- a CDS encoding FAD-dependent oxidoreductase, whose translation is MKPRILILGAGFAGHTAALHLSTLVRNTADVTVVSPRNRFTWFPSLIWVATGTMSPDEVHFELAPVYEKIGSAYVDGRATTIKPDDRQVLVTTASGEERTLGYDFLLNATGPYLNFEGTPGLGPATGNTTSVCSVEHAIEARDKYLAIVRDLKAGKRRRIVVGVGHPAATCEGAAFEYLMNVDADLRARGLRDNAELVWITNEPEPGDFGVDGIEAVKRGILVTGASLVRMLLDESRITAKVAAGVTKVDPGVLHYEQIGEDPGTIEYDLAMLIPQFRGIPVKYVAGDGSDISEKMTLPNGFMRVDADYTPRQYADYRAEDWPATYVSPHYDNVYAAGIAFAPPHPMSKGKKASSGLAITATPPRTGMVSGIMGRTVAENIADQVAGKPATHHARMSEIPGACIASMGSSIWNGSAASIIMTPVARDYQRYPDRGRDLSLCDLDVGLAGAWTKRALHSAFLWKLQAKPGWQLIPE
- a CDS encoding alpha/beta fold hydrolase is translated as MTIRIRDLSHIAIDPVEFPSAGGTVRGLFYHSGRPATCVVLCHGYSAGKHNVDLLAYHLAAQGYIALAFDFLGHKLGASSRPLAHADDLVANALDAIAFARAHPLVRRIVIGGHSMGAATAIGAALQDRAVEGVIAISTARHRERKLEGDGLVSGLLNRRAYVDGVGPVEISAAMDAFTAQIGELSPRPILFVAGSKDALVAPSAVRQLYDEARDPKTYELIEANHTDCAERARFVVTRWLQATGFEYAITSASSGDEA